In Pseudoalteromonas nigrifaciens, the sequence TTTTATCGTGATTCGGTGGATATAGCGCTGCGTTATGGATCTCCGAGCGATACTAATATGTATGGTTTTAAAATTTGTAATGTACCACGGCTCCTTTGCGCCACTAAAGAATACTTAATAGCACATGGTAGCCCCAATCACCCAGACGAATTGAATCGTCATCAGGGCATGTTTTATCAACTACAAGACATTATAAATAACAGCTGGGAATTTACCGACGGGCAAAGTAAGTTTAAAGTTAAAATGCAAGGTAAGCGTGCCTCTAACGATGGCGATTTAGTTAGGCGCTGGTGCGTTGCAGGTAAGGGGCTGGCGGTTAAGTCAGCGCTCGATATAGCAGATGATTTACTGGCCGATAGGGTGGTTACGGTGATGCCAAATTATCAACATGTTAGCGGTGAGTTATGGCTTATTTGCCCAAGCAGGCAGTCGATTACTCCCGCGGTGCGTTTACTGCGCGATGTGTGCCGTGAAAAATGCCGCACAATTTTAAAACAGTTAATTGCCAAAGGTATTATTGATAAAAGTGTATTGGACTAGCCATTTATTTACGCTTGATAATTTTAAGTGTAGGGTATAAATATAAGGCTTTAGCTTAAGGTGGTAAATATTAAGTCGGGCAGTTAAATTTAAATAAAGGACTTTTAATAAGGTGTGCTTATGGATTATTTAGTTGCAACCGTATTTTTTGCTGTATCAGCTTCGGTCACTCCTGGGCCAAATAACATCATGCTTATGACCTCAGGGGTAAATTTTGGCGTGCGAAAAAGCCTACCTTT encodes:
- a CDS encoding LysR family transcriptional regulator, which codes for MQIDDLKLILKVAEFRSITLAAAKCDMRTATASAAIKRVELALGSELFIRTTRHLRLSAAGERYIPQCEQALAVLEQAKQNLKGEHDEIEGELRVALSSDFGRNLVIPWIDELMDNYPKLSLRTHISDSNVDFYRDSVDIALRYGSPSDTNMYGFKICNVPRLLCATKEYLIAHGSPNHPDELNRHQGMFYQLQDIINNSWEFTDGQSKFKVKMQGKRASNDGDLVRRWCVAGKGLAVKSALDIADDLLADRVVTVMPNYQHVSGELWLICPSRQSITPAVRLLRDVCREKCRTILKQLIAKGIIDKSVLD